The window CGCTGCGCGGCGGCGACATCGATTTCCTCGCCGCGCTCGATGCGCAGCCCGACGCGTTCGAGCCGGTGCCGCGCACCGGCTCGGACCTGTTCCTGATGATGTCGACGTCGGGCACGACCGGCCTGGCGAAGGGCGTGCCGGTGCCGCTGCACGCGTTGCTCGCGTTCGGCGCGTACATGCGCGACGCGGTGGACCTGCGCCCGGACGACCGGTTCTGGAACATCGCGGACCCGGGCTGGGCCTACGGGCTCTATTACGCGATCACCGGGCCGCTGCTGCTCGGCCACGCGACGACGCTGGTCGAAGGCGGTTTCTCCGTCGATGCGACCTATGACGTGATCGAGCGGCTCGGCATCACGAGTCTCGCCGGCTCGCCGACCGCGTACCGGCTGCTGATGGCGGCCGGCGCCGGGCCGGCCGCGCGCATCCGGGGCCGCCTGCGCATCGTGAGCAGCGCGGGCGAGCCGCTGAATCCGGAAGTCATCCGCTGGTTCGACGCCGAGCTCGCCGCGCCGATTCGCGATCACTACGGGCAGACCGAGCTCGGCATGGTGGTGAACAACCATCACGGCCTGGCGCACCCGGTGCATCCCGGCTCGGCCGGCGTCGCGATGCCCGGCTATCGGGTCGCGGTGCTCGACGACGCGGGCCACGAACTCGGGCCGAACCAGCCGGGCGTGCTCGCGGTCGACATCGCGCGCTCGCCACTGCTGTGGTTCACCGGCTACTGGCGCCAGCAGACGCCGGCCATCGCCGGCGGCTATTACCGCACCGGCGACAACGTGGAACTGGAGCCGGACGGGAGCATCAGCTTCATCGGCCGCGCGGACGACGTGATCACGTCCGCCGGCTACCGGATCGGGCCGTTCGACGTCGAAAGCGCGCTGATCGAGCATCCGGCGGTGATGGAGGCGGCCGTGATCGGCGTGCCCGACCCGGAGCGCACCGAGATCGTCAAGGCGTACGTCGTGCTGTCGGACGGCTACGCGGGCTCGCCGACGCTCGCCGACGAACTGAGCCTGCACGTGAAGAAACGCCTGTCGGCGCATGCGTATCCGCGCGCGGTCGAATTCGTCGACGCGTTGCCGAAGACGCCGAGCGGCAAGATCCAGCGCTTCGTGCTGCGCAAGATGGCGGCAGAACAAAACGCGACGAACTGAACGGAGGAAGAACGAATGAACATCGATAACCGCGTGTTTCTGGTCACGGGCGCAGGCTCCGGCCTGGGCGCCGCCGTGGCGCGCATGGTCGTCGAGCACGGCGGCCGGGCGATGCTGGTCGACGTCAACGGCGACGCCGCGGCCGGCGTCGCGCGCGAACTCGGCGCGGCGGCGCGCTTCGTGGCGGCCGACGTGACCAGCGAAGCCGACGGGCAGGCGGCGCTCGCCGCCACGCTCGACGCGTTCGGCCGGATCGACGGGCTCGTCAACTGCGCAGGCGTAGCGCCTGGCGAGAAGGTCGTCGGGCGCGACGGGCCGCACCGGCTCGCGAGCTTCGCGCGCGCGGTCTCGATCAACCTGGTCGGGACCTTCAACATGATCCGGCTGGCGGCCGACGCGATGTCGAGGCAGGACGCCGACGCGAACGGCGAGCGCGGCGTGATCGTCAACACCGCGTCGATCGCCGCGTTCGACGGCCAGATCGGGCAGGCGGCCTATGCGGCGTCGAAGGGCGGCGTGGTCGGGATGACGCTGCCGGTCGCGCGCGAGCTCGCGCGCTTCGGCATCCGCGTCGTGACGATCGCGCCGGGCATCTTCGCGACGCCGATGCTGACCGGGATGCCGCAGGACGTGCAGGACTCGCTCGGCCGCAGCGTGCCGTTTCCGGCGCGTCTCGGCCGCCCGGAGGAATTCGCCGCGCTGGTGCGGCACATCGCCGAGAACACGATGCTGAACGGCGAAGTCATTCGACTCGACGGCGCGTTGCGGATGGCGCCGCGCTGATCCACAAGGAGAAGGAACCATGACGACACACGATCCGATTGTCATCGTCGGTGCGGCCCGCACCCCGATGGGCGGTTTCCAGGGCGATCTGGCCGCGGCGGCGGCGAGCGAGCTGGGCGCGGTGGCGATTCGCGCGGCGCTCGAACGCGCCGGCGTGCCGGCCGAACAGGTGGACGAGATCGTCTTCGGCTGCGTGCTGCCCGCGGGGCAGGGACAGGCGCCGGCCCGGCAGGCGGCGCTGAAGGCGGGGCTGCCGCTGGCGGCTGGCGCGACCACGGTCAACAAGATGTGCGGGTCCGGGATGAAGGCCGCGATGTTCGCGCACGACCTGCTCGTCGCGGGCTCGGCGGACGTGATGGTGGCGGGCGGCATGGAAAGCATGAGCAACGCGCCGTACCTGCTGCCGAAGGCGCGCGGCGGCTACCGGATGGGACATGGGCAGGTGCTCGACCACATGTTCCTCGACGGCCTTGAGGACGCGTATGACAAGGGCCGCCTGATGGGCACGTTCGCCGAGGATTGCGCGGCGACCTACGGCTTCACGCGCGACGCGCAGGACGCGTTCGCGATCGCATCGCTCAAGCGCGCGCAGCAGGCGATCGCGAGCGGCCGGTTCGCGGCCGAAGTGGCGCCGGTGCAGGTGCGCGCGGGCAAGACCGAAACGGTGGTGAGCATCGACGAGCAGCCGGGCAAGGCGAAGCTCGACAAGATCCCGACGCTCAAGCCGGCGTTCCGCGAGGGCGGCACGGTGACGGCCGCGAATTCGTCGTCGATCTCGGACGGCGCCGCGGCGCTGGTGCTGATGCGCCGCTCGGAAGCGGAGCAGCGCGGCCTGACGCCGAAGGCGGTGATCGTCGGCCATTCGACTTTTGCGGACAAGCCCGCGCTGTTCCCGACGGCGCCGGTCGGCGCGCTGCGCAAGCTGTCGGAGAAGACCGGCTGGCGGCTGCGGGACGTCGACCTGTTCGAGATCAACGAAGCGTTCGCGGTGGTCGCGATGGCCGCGATGCGCGATCTCGACCTGCCGCACGACAAGGTCAACGTGCACGGCGGCGCGTGCGCGCTCGGCCACCCGATCGGCGCGTCCGGCGCGCGCGTGTTGGTCACGCTGCTCGCGGCGCTCGAAACGCATGGGCTGCGGCGCGGCGTGGCGTCGCTCTGCATCGGCGGCGGCGAGGCGACGGCGATCGCGATCGAACGCCTGACCTGATCCGGCGACGCGAATCCGGCACCCGGATTCGCGACGACGTCGAGCGAGGTGGCGGGGGCGGGGCGGGCTGCAAGGGCCCGCCCCGTTCCGTTTACGGTTCCGCTTGTCGGGCCATTTGTCGGCTGCGGCCGTCGATCGAACGCGGCGACGCCCGTCCGGACTGCTACAATCGCGACTTGTTTCATTCAGTGTGCTTGACGTTACGGACTCTGAACGGCTCGCGAGCGGCACGATCGACTTGCGCAGAAAGCCGAGCGGCAACAACCCCGACACCGCCCCATTCGGCAACGGTCAGGCAGACTGTGAACGAATGATGGGAATCCGCGTGCCCCGGTTGATTCCGGGCACCGCATCGACGAAGAAAACGCCACGTGACATCCAGCAAAATTCAGACGCTGCAGCAGCAGCTCGGCCACCTCAACCTGCTGCTCGAAGAAGCCCGCACGAAAGAGAAGGCGGAAGCATTGGCCAGGATCCGGGAACAGGTCAAGGAATACGGCATCACGGAAGTGGAACTCCTCCGTGCGGCCGGCTTCGTGAAGGACAAGCCGAAGAAGCAACCCGCCAAGTACTACGATCCGTCGTCGGGCAACGCCTGGTCGGGCCGCGGCGCCCGCCCGAAGTGGCTGGCCGGCAAGAACCCGGACGACTATCTGATCCGGCCCGAGGCCAAGCCTTGGTGGCCCGGCGAGGAATGATGAAGGCCGGTCGAGCGTTGCCGACCCGGCACGCTTGATCCCGGCCGCCCGGCCGGCGCTGGCGTTTCCGCATGTGACGGGAGCGAGTCGGCGAAGTGACATGCTTGCGACACCCTGAATCGAACGGCGACGCCTTGTGTCGAGCAGGTCGAGGCCGTTCGAGCCTTTTCTTGGGGTCCGATCCGTTCATCCACCCGATCGCGTGCCGGCCGCCTGACCGGCGGCGCGCGCTTGCTCCGGGCCCGGGACGACGAACGGGGCGTCGCCGATGACCTACACTAGAAGCCCGCTCCTCGCGGGCCGGCGGCCGTTCCGGCGCAACCCGCTGCATGGCTTCGTCCCCGGCTTGCCGCCTGCGAACGGCGGTGGAACGGAAACACGGCGTGATCGGCTGCCCGGATTCGCCGGGCGCCGACATTCATGTAGGAGGTCATCATGTTGCAAGCCACCGAGATGCAACAGCGCTTCAGCCACCTGCAGCAGACGATCAGCGAGGCATCACGGACCTGCCACTCGAACAAGATGGCGCCCAGGGAACTGCTGAACTGGGTCGATGAACTGGACAGGGAATGCAAGTCGGCGAAGAAGGTCATCGCGTCCCGCGACGACGATCGCATCCGCCAGTGGGTCGACGATCTCGAACGGATCGGCGATCGGGCCGAGCGCGCGTGCATGCAGGCCGGCGGCGTCGATGCCGGCATCAAGGA of the Burkholderia ubonensis subsp. mesacidophila genome contains:
- a CDS encoding acyl-CoA synthetase, which translates into the protein MPDQIADAVPAYADAVAGFSLDAAAARLSGDLAHGLNACVECCDRHVAAGGTALDWIDAGGRHHSFSFAQMQALSARVAHLLVAQGVRPGDVVAGLLPRTPELVATILGVWRAGAVYQPLFTAFGPKAIEHRLRMSDAKLVVTNLANRAKLDEVAACPPVATVRRPDEPLHGEDEPLRGGDIDFLAALDAQPDAFEPVPRTGSDLFLMMSTSGTTGLAKGVPVPLHALLAFGAYMRDAVDLRPDDRFWNIADPGWAYGLYYAITGPLLLGHATTLVEGGFSVDATYDVIERLGITSLAGSPTAYRLLMAAGAGPAARIRGRLRIVSSAGEPLNPEVIRWFDAELAAPIRDHYGQTELGMVVNNHHGLAHPVHPGSAGVAMPGYRVAVLDDAGHELGPNQPGVLAVDIARSPLLWFTGYWRQQTPAIAGGYYRTGDNVELEPDGSISFIGRADDVITSAGYRIGPFDVESALIEHPAVMEAAVIGVPDPERTEIVKAYVVLSDGYAGSPTLADELSLHVKKRLSAHAYPRAVEFVDALPKTPSGKIQRFVLRKMAAEQNATN
- a CDS encoding 3-hydroxyacyl-CoA dehydrogenase; amino-acid sequence: MNIDNRVFLVTGAGSGLGAAVARMVVEHGGRAMLVDVNGDAAAGVARELGAAARFVAADVTSEADGQAALAATLDAFGRIDGLVNCAGVAPGEKVVGRDGPHRLASFARAVSINLVGTFNMIRLAADAMSRQDADANGERGVIVNTASIAAFDGQIGQAAYAASKGGVVGMTLPVARELARFGIRVVTIAPGIFATPMLTGMPQDVQDSLGRSVPFPARLGRPEEFAALVRHIAENTMLNGEVIRLDGALRMAPR
- a CDS encoding acetyl-CoA C-acetyltransferase, yielding MTTHDPIVIVGAARTPMGGFQGDLAAAAASELGAVAIRAALERAGVPAEQVDEIVFGCVLPAGQGQAPARQAALKAGLPLAAGATTVNKMCGSGMKAAMFAHDLLVAGSADVMVAGGMESMSNAPYLLPKARGGYRMGHGQVLDHMFLDGLEDAYDKGRLMGTFAEDCAATYGFTRDAQDAFAIASLKRAQQAIASGRFAAEVAPVQVRAGKTETVVSIDEQPGKAKLDKIPTLKPAFREGGTVTAANSSSISDGAAALVLMRRSEAEQRGLTPKAVIVGHSTFADKPALFPTAPVGALRKLSEKTGWRLRDVDLFEINEAFAVVAMAAMRDLDLPHDKVNVHGGACALGHPIGASGARVLVTLLAALETHGLRRGVASLCIGGGEATAIAIERLT
- a CDS encoding H-NS histone family protein, which produces MTSSKIQTLQQQLGHLNLLLEEARTKEKAEALARIREQVKEYGITEVELLRAAGFVKDKPKKQPAKYYDPSSGNAWSGRGARPKWLAGKNPDDYLIRPEAKPWWPGEE